A single window of Psychromonas ingrahamii 37 DNA harbors:
- a CDS encoding 7-cyano-7-deazaguanine/7-aminomethyl-7-deazaguanine transporter gives MLSLTAVQIRRALVVLVSFHILIISASNYLVQLPFTIFGLHTTWGAFSFPFVYLATDLTVRIFGQEAARKIILKAMLPALIISYVIGVIFHQGGFKGFGALAELNTFVLRIAFASFAAYFVGQLMDITIFAQLRRTRSWWVAPACSTVIGNLLDTAVFFGLAFYASNDLFMANNWPEIATVDYAFKLLVSLGLFLPAYGVLLKVLEHKLVTLPGQQRFA, from the coding sequence ATGTTATCACTAACTGCTGTTCAAATTCGCCGTGCGCTTGTCGTACTGGTTAGCTTCCATATTTTAATTATTAGTGCCAGTAATTACCTCGTGCAGTTGCCATTTACAATCTTTGGTTTGCATACTACCTGGGGTGCATTCAGTTTCCCGTTTGTGTATCTTGCTACCGACTTAACGGTCAGAATTTTTGGTCAGGAAGCAGCGCGGAAAATAATTCTTAAAGCGATGCTACCCGCGTTAATTATTTCCTATGTCATCGGCGTTATCTTTCACCAGGGTGGATTCAAAGGTTTTGGTGCGTTGGCCGAATTAAATACTTTTGTATTGCGTATTGCATTTGCTAGTTTTGCAGCCTATTTTGTTGGCCAGTTAATGGATATAACCATCTTTGCACAATTACGTAGAACACGCTCTTGGTGGGTTGCACCTGCCTGTTCAACGGTTATTGGTAATTTACTTGATACTGCTGTCTTTTTTGGATTAGCATTTTATGCCTCAAATGATCTGTTTATGGCAAATAACTGGCCAGAGATAGCTACTGTCGATTATGCGTTTAAATTGCTGGTGAGTTTAGGGCTGTTTTTACCCGCTTACGGTGTTTTGTTAAAAGTACTTGAACACAAACTGGTTACCTTACCTGGGCAACAACGTTTCGCTTAA
- a CDS encoding regulatory protein RecX, translating into MSFNNPIKPAKDIDGVRRSAFWHLGRRDHSEKELREKIARKTDNQQWIDTVISECFEYGYLDDARFVDNFIRSSQNKGFGSTRIKRDLQRKGIDVSHLDQVFEDDPHDYIPDALTLLSLKYKQRIANQYLKQKAMLFLQSKGHHFDDIFKAIDQHNEAYPVDDCDYLSEAVVLLSRKFKTAIIERKLHDKAMRLLISRGNSFNNALDAIKAFNDDMDKEE; encoded by the coding sequence ATGTCATTTAATAACCCGATAAAACCGGCAAAAGATATTGACGGAGTACGCAGATCTGCCTTTTGGCATTTAGGGCGGCGTGACCACAGTGAAAAAGAGCTGCGTGAAAAAATTGCGCGTAAAACTGACAATCAGCAATGGATTGATACGGTGATAAGCGAATGTTTTGAGTATGGTTATTTAGATGATGCGCGCTTTGTAGATAATTTTATTCGCTCCTCACAAAATAAAGGCTTTGGAAGCACGCGCATTAAACGTGATTTACAGCGTAAAGGCATCGACGTAAGTCACCTTGATCAGGTGTTTGAAGATGATCCCCATGATTATATCCCCGATGCCCTCACCCTGCTGTCACTAAAATATAAGCAGCGTATTGCCAACCAATACTTAAAACAAAAGGCGATGCTTTTCCTGCAAAGCAAGGGCCATCATTTCGATGATATATTCAAGGCAATCGATCAACATAATGAAGCATATCCTGTTGATGATTGTGATTATTTGAGTGAGGCAGTGGTACTGTTATCACGTAAATTTAAAACAGCCATTATCGAACGCAAGCTGCATGATAAGGCAATGCGCTTGTTAATCTCAAGAGGAAATTCGTTTAACAATGCGCTCGATGCAATCAAAGCCTTTAATGATGATATGGATAAAGAAGAATAA
- the radA gene encoding DNA repair protein RadA — protein sequence MAKAKTKIAYVCSDCGANYQKWQGQCGECKAWNTITEFREASSTTKSVNAAVTRNKNAGYTGALSNGVQRISGVQIENATRVSTGLSELDRVLGGGITLGSVVLISGDPGSGKTTLLTKVAEVMSQSMSTLYVTAEESLSQWAKRGIERLKLNFNEDNFLLSDTDCIEDIVDQCLENNVRFLIADSIQAFESNQAEGTAGGVTQVKICAKILNRLCKQHGITLILVGQVNKNSQMAGPQTLKHIIDTAIHIEVNDASVRILRADKNRFGDTEQVGIFQMTEKGMFSVDNPSRLFLSGSEEHFEGSAISVIKDGARNLLIEIQALATEVEGEKSIRNCIGISYSRLSLITAVLKKHGGIRTYYDINISLVGGLKMSDSETSTDMAVMAALLSSINSKPVPQDSVFIGEIALTGEIRQIPQIVPRVREALSHGKKQIYIPAVAYHKSMQQFVKKGQSIHPLKNIKELIEALS from the coding sequence ATGGCGAAAGCAAAAACAAAAATCGCATATGTCTGCAGTGACTGTGGTGCGAATTACCAAAAATGGCAAGGCCAATGCGGCGAATGTAAAGCATGGAATACCATTACAGAATTCAGAGAAGCATCGAGTACAACAAAATCTGTGAATGCGGCTGTCACTCGGAATAAAAATGCGGGTTACACGGGCGCGTTAAGCAATGGTGTACAACGAATTTCGGGCGTGCAGATTGAAAATGCAACACGGGTCTCAACCGGACTTTCAGAATTGGATCGCGTTTTGGGCGGGGGCATTACCCTCGGCTCAGTGGTCCTTATCAGTGGCGATCCGGGTTCAGGTAAAACAACCTTACTTACCAAGGTAGCAGAAGTCATGTCACAGAGCATGTCAACACTCTATGTCACCGCAGAAGAAAGCCTTAGCCAATGGGCTAAACGCGGTATTGAACGCTTAAAACTCAATTTTAACGAAGATAATTTTTTATTATCGGACACCGACTGCATTGAAGATATCGTCGATCAGTGTCTGGAAAATAATGTTCGTTTTTTGATTGCCGATTCAATTCAAGCTTTTGAATCAAATCAGGCGGAAGGCACCGCAGGTGGGGTCACTCAGGTAAAAATTTGTGCCAAAATTTTAAACCGATTATGTAAACAACATGGTATTACGTTAATTCTTGTCGGTCAGGTAAATAAAAACTCGCAAATGGCCGGACCACAAACCTTAAAACACATTATTGATACTGCTATCCACATCGAAGTCAATGATGCATCGGTGCGTATATTACGCGCCGATAAAAACCGTTTTGGAGATACTGAACAGGTCGGTATTTTTCAGATGACAGAAAAGGGCATGTTTTCGGTTGATAACCCAAGTCGTCTTTTCCTCTCAGGCAGCGAAGAACATTTCGAAGGATCAGCTATCTCGGTGATTAAAGATGGCGCCCGCAATTTACTGATTGAAATACAAGCTCTGGCCACCGAAGTTGAAGGCGAAAAATCTATTCGTAACTGTATTGGTATTTCCTACAGTCGTTTATCCTTAATCACCGCAGTATTAAAAAAACACGGCGGTATTCGTACCTATTATGATATTAATATTAGTTTAGTTGGCGGTCTTAAAATGTCCGATTCAGAAACCTCAACGGATATGGCGGTGATGGCCGCATTATTAAGCTCAATTAATTCCAAACCTGTCCCTCAAGATTCGGTATTTATTGGGGAGATAGCCCTGACCGGTGAAATACGTCAAATACCGCAAATTGTGCCGCGTGTACGCGAAGCCTTGAGCCACGGTAAAAAACAGATCTATATTCCCGCAGTGGCTTATCATAAATCGATGCAACAGTTTGTCAAAAAAGGACAATCCATTCATCCACTTAAAAATATTAAAGAATTAATTGAAGCATTAAGTTAA
- a CDS encoding DUF4389 domain-containing protein, protein MNDENEQQHYKNRSVWLRGLFMLIFIFFMGVTKFVTVVVVGFQFLVILFTAEKNNNLLNFGKSLSVYEYQVMLYLTYNSEFKPFPMGDWPKE, encoded by the coding sequence ATGAACGATGAAAATGAACAACAACACTATAAAAATCGCAGCGTATGGTTACGTGGTTTATTTATGCTTATTTTTATATTTTTTATGGGGGTGACTAAATTCGTCACTGTAGTGGTAGTGGGATTTCAGTTTTTAGTTATACTGTTTACCGCTGAAAAGAATAACAACCTGCTGAATTTTGGCAAAAGCCTGAGTGTTTATGAGTATCAGGTAATGTTATACCTAACCTATAACAGTGAATTTAAGCCCTTTCCGATGGGCGATTGGCCTAAAGAATAA
- a CDS encoding nucleotidyltransferase family protein, which produces MNKLFQTLFVLLVMSSPVDVAPEKQHQGINASKLLSFSQPNRKSTQPRNLAGLFGITEYQAINIKQPHNDFNQLYQKAISGQTELETVTQKIAQQSNTYIYSSGVKSKQRARDKVAAKYTGHSEKITDLARTSMVAQDIPGLINAFELLEKNTQILRIKNRFVTPNPSGYRDLSLLVRLPESGIVAEVQLHLEAFSVIKNGKEHDNYELIQKMQRLQLSENRGLNEIEQASIYKLRNESQQMYQQAWDQYLSA; this is translated from the coding sequence ATGAATAAATTATTCCAGACCCTTTTTGTCTTATTGGTGATGTCTTCTCCGGTGGATGTGGCACCGGAAAAACAGCATCAGGGTATTAATGCCAGTAAACTCTTATCGTTTTCTCAACCCAATCGTAAAAGTACACAACCTCGCAACCTTGCCGGTCTTTTTGGTATCACAGAATATCAGGCAATTAATATTAAACAGCCGCACAATGATTTTAACCAACTCTACCAAAAAGCAATCTCAGGCCAAACCGAATTAGAAACCGTTACTCAGAAAATTGCGCAGCAAAGTAATACCTATATCTACTCATCAGGTGTGAAATCTAAACAACGTGCTCGGGATAAAGTTGCCGCAAAATATACGGGTCATAGTGAAAAAATAACAGATCTGGCACGTACCTCAATGGTTGCACAAGATATCCCCGGACTGATAAACGCGTTTGAATTATTAGAGAAAAATACGCAAATTTTGCGTATCAAAAATCGCTTTGTAACCCCAAATCCGTCAGGTTACAGAGATCTGAGTTTGCTGGTGCGCTTACCCGAGAGCGGAATTGTTGCGGAAGTCCAATTACACCTGGAAGCCTTTTCTGTTATTAAAAATGGAAAAGAGCATGATAATTATGAACTTATTCAAAAAATGCAACGCTTACAACTTAGCGAAAACCGAGGGCTAAATGAAATAGAGCAAGCTTCTATTTACAAGCTTAGGAATGAATCACAACAAATGTATCAGCAAGCCTGGGATCAGTATCTGAGTGCATAA
- the trxC gene encoding thioredoxin TrxC: MNSIVSRCPFCQAMNRLPIEKIEVSPTCGSCKQPLLEGKPIEGSSNNLAELINSEKPVVIDFWAPWCSPCINFAPVFEQVAMEEKDKLRFVKVDTEAQQEIAAQYKIRSIPTLMMFRKGRLIDSLNGALPKSQFKEWVAETLNK; the protein is encoded by the coding sequence ATGAATTCAATTGTCAGCCGATGCCCATTTTGTCAAGCGATGAACCGTTTACCCATTGAGAAAATCGAAGTTTCTCCTACCTGCGGTAGCTGCAAGCAACCATTATTGGAAGGAAAACCAATAGAGGGAAGCAGCAATAATTTAGCCGAATTAATCAATAGTGAAAAGCCTGTTGTTATTGATTTTTGGGCTCCCTGGTGCAGCCCCTGTATTAATTTTGCACCTGTTTTTGAACAAGTTGCCATGGAAGAAAAAGATAAATTACGCTTTGTTAAAGTAGATACAGAAGCGCAGCAAGAGATTGCTGCACAGTACAAAATTCGTAGTATTCCAACCTTAATGATGTTCAGAAAAGGGCGCTTAATTGACAGTTTAAATGGCGCATTACCAAAGTCACAATTTAAAGAATGGGTAGCGGAAACATTAAATAAATAA
- a CDS encoding pirin family protein — MASTAIIKTLKLTTPWQTLDPFLFCVHHLDNYPKGDGKMGPSLPLQGRELGNDFSGKSGFSMYHGSTVPGFPVHPHRGFETVTVGRRGFIDHFDSLGGYGRFGNGDTQWMTAGKGVQHSEMFPLVHTEKENPTELFQVWLNLPRKNKFVDPEYKMLWHEDIPIISYFDDDQRLTQIDLIAGQYGKIKALPPTNASWAADPDNEVSIWTIKMAANAIWALPAGSSDLNRCLYFYAGAGLKIDGELIPVNHRVDLISDKKVTLSNSSNTVVEILLLQGRPINEPVVQHGPFVMNTTDEIYKTFADYRKTNFGGWPWPSSAPVNPQKTGRFSNDGQGNKEVR, encoded by the coding sequence ATGGCATCAACAGCAATTATTAAAACACTTAAGTTAACCACACCGTGGCAAACCTTAGATCCCTTCTTATTTTGTGTTCATCATCTTGATAATTACCCCAAAGGAGATGGAAAAATGGGGCCATCTTTACCATTGCAGGGACGTGAACTGGGCAATGATTTTAGCGGAAAATCAGGCTTTAGCATGTATCACGGATCCACTGTACCAGGTTTTCCTGTCCATCCTCATCGAGGATTTGAAACGGTAACCGTGGGGCGTCGTGGTTTTATTGATCATTTTGATTCATTAGGCGGATACGGACGTTTTGGCAACGGTGATACACAATGGATGACAGCTGGAAAGGGCGTGCAACATTCTGAAATGTTTCCGCTTGTCCACACCGAAAAAGAAAACCCAACTGAATTATTTCAAGTTTGGTTAAATTTACCCCGAAAAAATAAGTTTGTTGATCCTGAATATAAAATGCTTTGGCATGAAGATATTCCCATTATTTCTTATTTTGATGATGATCAACGTCTGACTCAAATAGATCTGATTGCCGGACAGTATGGGAAGATAAAAGCATTACCTCCAACTAACGCTTCATGGGCTGCAGATCCTGATAATGAAGTTTCTATTTGGACCATAAAAATGGCGGCTAATGCAATCTGGGCGCTACCGGCTGGATCAAGTGATTTAAATCGTTGCTTGTATTTTTATGCTGGAGCGGGGCTGAAAATTGATGGCGAGCTTATCCCTGTTAATCACCGTGTTGATTTAATTTCGGATAAAAAAGTGACATTGTCAAACAGCAGTAACACTGTAGTTGAAATTTTGTTATTACAGGGGCGTCCAATTAATGAGCCCGTTGTCCAACATGGGCCTTTTGTGATGAATACTACAGATGAGATATACAAAACCTTTGCAGACTACCGTAAAACAAATTTTGGCGGCTGGCCATGGCCGAGTTCTGCACCTGTCAATCCTCAAAAAACTGGTCGTTTTTCGAATGATGGACAGGGTAATAAAGAGGTAAGATAA
- the proB gene encoding glutamate 5-kinase — MNTNTNTNTKPKTKNNTKRVVIKVGSAVLTDNNNIAKERMLNLVSMISGLRKTYDVILVTSGAVAAGYSTLKLDKSKQIGKKALAAAGQPILMTAYKKKFDIYDIDTAQILLTEDDFDSRKRTKMFQEIIDAHLTHDILPIVNENDITSTPEQQFGDNDQLSAVVAHATNAEILVILSDIDGYFDKNPHEYQDAKIFKTMSKIPEQALLDESTPNNSFATGGIVTKLKAANFLIRHGRKMLLCNGFDLSAAESFLLENKHTLGTLFLPEEEAKKSSESASKKSAENAIKKES, encoded by the coding sequence ATGAATACAAATACTAATACTAATACAAAGCCAAAGACAAAAAATAATACAAAACGTGTAGTGATTAAAGTCGGCAGTGCAGTATTGACAGATAATAATAACATTGCCAAGGAGCGCATGCTTAACTTGGTATCTATGATCTCTGGACTAAGAAAAACCTACGACGTCATTCTTGTGACTTCCGGTGCGGTCGCGGCAGGGTACTCGACTCTAAAGCTTGACAAAAGTAAACAGATTGGCAAGAAGGCACTTGCAGCGGCAGGTCAGCCTATTTTAATGACGGCCTATAAAAAGAAATTTGATATCTATGATATCGACACTGCGCAGATCCTGCTTACAGAAGATGATTTTGACTCAAGAAAACGGACTAAGATGTTTCAGGAAATAATCGATGCTCATCTGACACACGATATCCTGCCAATCGTCAATGAAAACGATATTACCTCAACACCAGAACAGCAGTTTGGCGACAATGACCAGCTATCCGCTGTTGTGGCTCATGCAACCAATGCTGAAATTCTGGTTATTTTGAGCGATATTGACGGATATTTTGATAAAAATCCGCACGAATATCAAGATGCAAAAATCTTTAAAACCATGAGCAAGATACCTGAGCAAGCGCTACTTGATGAGTCGACTCCTAATAACAGTTTTGCCACCGGAGGCATTGTTACAAAACTTAAGGCAGCTAACTTTCTTATAAGACATGGAAGAAAAATGCTTCTGTGTAACGGTTTTGATCTAAGCGCCGCAGAGTCATTTTTGTTGGAAAATAAACACACTTTGGGTACTCTCTTTCTGCCTGAAGAGGAGGCTAAAAAGTCGTCTGAAAGCGCGAGCAAAAAGTCAGCTGAAAACGCAATCAAAAAAGAGAGCTAA
- a CDS encoding class I SAM-dependent DNA methyltransferase — MSSPSTNALYTDLSGYYDLMCAEINYQAQSDHVRRLHQIFGNKGQNHLDLACGTGPHVRHFLDFGYQSSGLDINQPMLLQAKERCPEAQFTLKDMCRFSVEQPLDLITCFLYSIHYSDGIEKLKECINSVYNALNTKGVFCFNVVDKNKIENNSLVRHTAEYDNSHFVFSSGWYYAGSGEKQSLKLNIEKTTQDETQLWQDEHPMVALSFHELEKLLQPYFEVHIFEHDYEKIMLWDNVSGNAIFTCVKI; from the coding sequence ATGTCATCTCCGTCCACCAATGCTTTATACACCGACCTGTCTGGCTATTACGATTTAATGTGCGCTGAAATTAACTACCAGGCTCAAAGCGACCATGTTCGTAGACTCCACCAAATTTTTGGTAATAAAGGACAAAATCACCTTGATTTAGCCTGTGGAACAGGGCCGCATGTTCGTCATTTTTTGGATTTTGGCTACCAAAGTAGCGGCCTGGATATTAATCAGCCGATGTTGCTACAGGCAAAAGAACGCTGCCCTGAAGCACAATTTACATTAAAAGACATGTGCAGATTTAGCGTTGAGCAACCGCTGGATCTGATCACCTGCTTTTTATATTCCATCCATTACAGTGATGGCATTGAAAAACTGAAAGAATGTATTAACAGTGTGTATAACGCACTAAATACAAAGGGTGTTTTTTGCTTTAATGTTGTCGATAAAAATAAAATAGAGAATAATTCATTGGTCAGACATACGGCTGAATATGACAATAGTCACTTTGTTTTCAGCTCTGGTTGGTATTACGCCGGCTCCGGCGAGAAACAATCACTGAAACTGAACATTGAAAAAACCACACAAGATGAGACACAATTATGGCAGGACGAACATCCTATGGTCGCGTTAAGTTTTCATGAATTAGAAAAATTGCTGCAGCCCTATTTTGAAGTGCATATTTTTGAGCATGATTATGAAAAAATCATGCTTTGGGATAATGTCTCTGGCAACGCTATATTTACCTGTGTGAAAATTTAA
- a CDS encoding AAA family ATPase — MKRLILVTSPPASGKTYISKQLAKGLKHVVYLDKDTLIVLSHQIFKVANEQENRSSDFFEEHIRNYEYAAVLALAMEALEYDDIVLINAPFTREIRDTVYIDNLKSKLVEKNVRLTVVWVMTDIDVIKNRMIKRNSSRDTWKLEHWDEYIKGVDFSIPQSIDNPEVIDDLLLFRNSNEDQYRQSMQEVLGVLEASH; from the coding sequence ATGAAAAGACTGATTCTTGTCACATCACCCCCTGCGAGTGGTAAAACCTATATTTCGAAACAGTTGGCTAAAGGGCTTAAGCATGTTGTTTATCTGGATAAAGATACCCTTATTGTGTTATCCCATCAGATTTTTAAGGTTGCTAACGAGCAAGAAAATCGGAGCTCCGATTTTTTTGAAGAGCATATTCGCAACTACGAATATGCTGCAGTTTTAGCGCTGGCTATGGAAGCTTTGGAATATGATGACATAGTGTTAATTAACGCGCCTTTCACTCGAGAAATAAGAGATACAGTTTATATCGATAACTTGAAAAGTAAGCTGGTGGAAAAAAATGTGCGCCTGACCGTGGTATGGGTTATGACAGATATCGATGTTATTAAAAACCGTATGATTAAGAGAAATTCATCTAGAGATACCTGGAAATTGGAACATTGGGATGAGTATATTAAAGGTGTTGATTTTTCTATTCCACAGAGCATTGATAACCCGGAGGTTATCGATGATTTACTGCTATTTCGCAATTCCAATGAAGACCAGTACCGCCAGTCTATGCAAGAGGTACTGGGGGTTTTAGAGGCAAGTCATTAG
- a CDS encoding phage tail protein, translated as MNYLFIRYLAVLMGVCSYPLVSYATTDAIQPLLGEIKWVGFNFAPRDWAFCDGQLLPIAHNTALFALIGTIYGGDGITTFALPELRSRVMIHKGRGAGLSNRAIGQKAGEERVVLSPAELASHNHLLKGSSSSANSTLPQDGTPATLRRSRIYNAMLPDVDMDITALANAGGRQSHDNVAPSLTLNCIIALEGIFPSRN; from the coding sequence ATGAATTATTTATTTATCCGTTATTTAGCCGTACTTATGGGGGTATGTTCTTATCCGCTGGTATCTTATGCAACAACAGATGCCATCCAACCTTTATTGGGCGAAATCAAATGGGTTGGTTTTAATTTTGCGCCTCGAGACTGGGCTTTTTGTGATGGACAGCTTCTACCTATTGCTCATAATACAGCACTTTTTGCATTGATAGGTACCATATATGGTGGTGACGGCATAACTACTTTTGCACTGCCTGAACTTCGCTCTCGCGTTATGATACATAAAGGCCGGGGAGCGGGTTTATCAAATAGAGCGATTGGACAAAAAGCAGGGGAGGAAAGAGTGGTATTGAGTCCGGCTGAGTTAGCAAGCCATAACCATCTTTTAAAGGGAAGTTCAAGTAGTGCTAATAGCACTCTGCCACAGGACGGTACACCGGCAACACTTAGGCGTAGTCGCATTTATAATGCCATGCTGCCCGATGTCGATATGGATATAACAGCATTGGCAAACGCTGGTGGGAGACAATCACATGACAATGTTGCCCCCAGCTTAACTTTAAACTGCATAATCGCACTGGAAGGGATCTTCCCATCAAGAAACTGA
- a CDS encoding phage tail protein — translation MKPLIRKLTLGLAVATSLLSTSPSFAEPFLGEIAWVPYNFAPRGWASCDGQLLPITQHNALFSLLGTVYGGDGRTTFALPDARGRVMIHEGQGPGLTNRRLGDKWGEEQVTLQTSQIPSHTHRQQASSGSPSSTSPEENVLASPSRTQLYADDADIDMSADNISYTGGNLAHNNMQPYTTLHCIIALVGIYPSRN, via the coding sequence ATGAAGCCATTGATTAGAAAACTCACATTAGGCTTAGCTGTTGCTACAAGCCTTTTAAGCACCTCACCGTCTTTTGCAGAACCGTTTTTAGGCGAAATTGCTTGGGTGCCTTATAACTTTGCACCACGAGGCTGGGCTTCCTGTGATGGACAGCTTTTACCTATTACTCAACATAACGCACTTTTTTCATTACTAGGTACTGTCTATGGTGGTGACGGCAGAACTACTTTTGCATTGCCGGACGCACGCGGCAGGGTCATGATACACGAAGGTCAGGGACCGGGTTTAACAAATAGAAGGCTTGGCGACAAATGGGGAGAAGAACAAGTCACATTACAGACATCCCAAATTCCAAGTCATACTCACAGACAACAAGCCAGCAGCGGTTCACCTTCGAGTACAAGCCCTGAGGAGAATGTACTAGCCAGCCCTTCAAGAACACAACTTTATGCTGATGATGCTGATATTGATATGTCAGCAGATAATATCAGTTATACGGGTGGAAACTTAGCACATAATAATATGCAGCCGTACACAACATTGCATTGCATCATTGCGTTAGTCGGCATATATCCGTCGAGAAATTAG
- a CDS encoding PEP-CTERM sorting domain-containing protein encodes MKILFNSLVLLISLVSFQIQATLIKYDNEADFNTDIASLSSNTVDFDSLAAGTLITDGSAIDGITFNYSIFGMNLFADDLFDTTSPANYLGVDSGDGSFIGGDSFTMSFAAAQTAIGLFIHSADFIFDGDVTLTTNNGLIVELSGNIDTYLTDGEAYFIGLSTNNPLDAFTSVVLSSINESFAFNVDDITIANSTAVPEPGTGLLMLMAVAGFYFKKQIFKTK; translated from the coding sequence ATGAAAATACTTTTTAACAGCTTGGTTTTACTCATCTCTTTAGTTTCATTTCAAATTCAGGCAACTTTAATCAAGTATGACAATGAAGCGGATTTCAATACAGACATCGCCAGTCTCTCTTCAAATACCGTTGATTTTGATTCGCTGGCGGCGGGCACTCTGATCACTGACGGCAGTGCCATTGACGGCATCACTTTTAACTATTCAATTTTTGGAATGAATCTTTTTGCAGATGATTTATTTGATACTACATCGCCAGCTAATTATTTAGGTGTCGACAGTGGTGACGGCTCCTTTATTGGAGGAGACAGTTTTACGATGAGCTTTGCCGCTGCGCAGACTGCGATTGGGCTATTTATTCATAGTGCAGATTTTATTTTTGATGGTGATGTAACTTTAACAACCAATAATGGCCTGATTGTTGAGCTGAGCGGAAATATTGATACCTACCTGACAGACGGAGAAGCATATTTTATTGGCTTATCCACGAATAACCCTTTAGATGCCTTTACCAGTGTCGTGTTAAGCAGCATAAATGAGTCATTTGCTTTCAATGTGGATGATATCACCATAGCAAATTCGACGGCGGTACCTGAGCCCGGCACGGGGCTGTTAATGTTGATGGCTGTTGCTGGCTTTTATTTTAAGAAACAGATTTTTAAAACTAAATAA
- a CDS encoding alkaline phosphatase D family protein has translation MHFVWGGDTAGQGWGINEDFGGMKIFETMRQVEPQFYIQSGDSIYADGPIKESVVAENGQVWTNIVTPEVSKVAETLNEFRGRYKYNLLDDNLRRFNSEVPQIWQWDDHEVANNWSDSKDLSADDRYTVKDIPLLVARSTQAFHEYAPLRPHDASEPERIYRKLSFGDLLDVFVLDMRSYRGPNTNNLQTAEGLETAFLGEKQLAWLQQALKNSDAVWKVISSDMPLGLNISDDYAHNPPQRWEAVANGNDGPAAGRELEIARLLSFIKHKQVDNIVWLTADVHYAAAHYYDPENAASDDFTPFWEFIAGPLNAGSFGPNSTDGTFGPEVVFSKAPSAGQANLSPYAGLQFFGEAFIDKQTNKMTVQLKDMEGDVVFSKVLSAEENK, from the coding sequence ATTCATTTTGTTTGGGGTGGTGATACTGCCGGTCAGGGATGGGGAATTAACGAAGATTTTGGCGGCATGAAAATATTTGAAACAATGCGTCAGGTTGAGCCACAATTTTATATTCAAAGTGGTGACAGCATTTATGCAGATGGCCCGATCAAGGAAAGTGTGGTTGCTGAAAATGGTCAAGTATGGACCAACATCGTAACCCCGGAAGTCAGCAAAGTCGCTGAAACATTGAACGAATTCCGTGGTCGTTACAAGTACAATCTGCTTGATGATAATCTGCGCCGTTTTAATTCTGAAGTGCCGCAAATCTGGCAATGGGATGATCATGAAGTTGCTAATAACTGGTCAGATTCAAAAGACCTGAGTGCTGATGATCGTTATACGGTAAAAGATATTCCGCTGCTGGTCGCTCGTTCAACCCAGGCATTTCATGAATATGCGCCATTACGTCCTCATGATGCATCGGAGCCGGAACGTATTTATCGCAAACTGTCATTTGGTGATTTATTAGATGTGTTTGTGCTGGATATGCGCAGCTATCGCGGACCCAATACGAATAACCTGCAGACTGCAGAAGGTTTGGAAACTGCCTTTTTAGGCGAAAAGCAATTAGCCTGGTTGCAGCAGGCATTAAAAAATTCAGATGCTGTCTGGAAAGTTATTTCCTCTGATATGCCGCTGGGTTTAAATATCAGTGATGATTACGCACACAACCCGCCACAGCGTTGGGAAGCCGTCGCTAATGGTAATGATGGTCCTGCCGCCGGACGTGAATTGGAAATTGCCCGCCTGCTCAGTTTTATCAAGCATAAGCAGGTTGACAATATCGTCTGGTTAACGGCCGACGTGCATTACGCCGCAGCTCATTATTACGATCCGGAAAATGCTGCCAGTGATGACTTTACACCCTTTTGGGAATTCATTGCCGGTCCGTTAAATGCGGGTTCATTTGGTCCGAACAGCACGGATGGTACCTTTGGACCGGAGGTTGTTTTCAGCAAAGCGCCATCGGCAGGGCAGGCGAACTTGTCTCCCTATGCAGGCTTACAGTTTTTCGGTGAAGCATTTATCGATAAACAGACTAACAAAATGACCGTTCAGCTAAAAGATATGGAAGGTGATGTGGTATTTAGTAAAGTATTGTCCGCAGAGGAAAATAAATAA